In Garra rufa chromosome 14, GarRuf1.0, whole genome shotgun sequence, the genomic stretch CCAGTGCTGGGACAACAGTCAGACCTACAAATGTCCAGGCTGTAGAGAAACATTCAGTAAAAGACCCAACCTCAATATCAACACAGCACTCAGACAGGTTGTGCAGCTCTTTAAGGAAAAGTCTGGTCAGAGTAAACCTGAGGTTTTTTGTGACATCTGTGAAGATATAAAGATGAAAGCTCTGAAGATGTGCCTGGTCTGTCAAAGCTCTTACTGTGAAACTCACCTGCAGCCTCATTACAGAGTCGCACATTTTAAGAAACACAAGCTGATTGATCCTGAGAATCTTAAGGACCATATATGCCAGACACATGGAAAACCTCTGGAGCTGTTCTGTAGAGATGATCAGACATGTGTGTGTTTCCTCTGCGGAATGAAAGACCACAAGAATCACAACACTGTTGCTGTAGAAGAGGAGAGCGGGGAGAGGAAGGTAACGCAATGTGACCTTGGTGGATTATGAAAAATTGTTGTATTGTTTGGGTATTGCAACAGAATACGCATTGAAACATCCACTGGGAGCCGCTAAAAGcctatttgatttgtttttccgATACAGATTGAAGTGATCAAGGTATTTGTTTAATTCGGAATTAAATACTGCCATACTAGCCTATTACAACTAGTTTTACCATATATTTTAATTCAAAAATACTAAGAGTAGCATGTTAGTATGCAGTTCCAAATGTTATGTCTATTTTATCACATTGATTCTTTTTTATTGCTTTGATTCTTGCACGTGTTGCTGCAGTTCAGATAGCGTTATATTCTGTTGAGATCGAAACGAAATAAAAAGTGATTTAAAGGCATAAGATATTGTATGTTAACCTGCCAGTGCAATCATAAATTGTGTGAAAAAGAATGAAAAATTATGAGAGTTTGCCACTAGTGTTAATTTCAGCTAGACACTGCAGCaaattatgtatgtatgtttCATGTTTCATATGTAGTCATATTTTTCCAATGAGACCAGGTTGTAAATAATGTATTTACCTATTTGTGTTTGATGGGATTGTTGTATTGAGTGTCTGTATGTTCTGTTGTGTCTGTAGCCTCATCTGATGAAGATGCAAACAGATGTGCGGCAGAAGATTCAGGACAAAATGAAGAGCATACAAGACATCAGACACTTAAAAGAAGTTAAAAATGTGAGTATGAAAATATAATGCACTTATGATCTCACTACTAATGGAAAACAGTGACtgtattgtcatttttgggtgagcatAAAATGTGTTGATTGATCTAACAGGCATCATCAGAGAAAGAGAAAGCAGAGAGCATTGAGCTCTTCACTGATCTGATGCGCTCCATTGAGAGATGTCAGTCTGAGCTGCTGGAGATGATGGAGCAGAAGCAGAAAGCAGCAGAGAAGCAGGCTGACAGGCTGATTAAAGAACTGGAGCAGGAGGTCACTGAGCTAAAGAGGAGAGAcactgagctggagcagctttcacacTCTGAGGATCACCTGCACCTCCTACAGGTCAGTGTCCTTCTGTCATTTCACATCATAGAGCACAACACTCCCCATGCTGAGGGATTTCTGCTCTCCTTCTGTAGATTTACCCATCGCTGATCAGACCTCCAGCCACAAGCAGCAGCACTGAGGTCAGTATTAGTGACACTCAGATGAATGTGGAGACTCTGAAGGAAGCTCTGATTCAGCTGCAGGAAACTCTAGATGAGAAACTCAGCACAGCTGGTAAGGAAATGTAAAATGCATAGGCCTAGTGTTCCATGAAACACTGCAGTATAAGATACAATATATAGTTCATTTCTGAGTGATTCAGTTAATACATTAATACTAATAATGTACCCTAAAACTACTAGTTTGCCATACTTTATATGCCTCATAATCTTATAATGTAATTTGTCTCCATAGTTCAGAAGATAATGCAGCATGCAGATACAAGAGTCAGTGACACTGAGAGTGTTCACAAGACAATGCAGCAATATGGAGGTACGTGGGTCAATGAAATTAAGAGTGtccacaataaacaaacaaattagaAAATGCAATTTAAAGCATGACAAAGTCTTagaaatttatttttacattagttTGTTACTTTTATGCTTTTATACTATTTTCTAGATGTTATGTGGTGCAACTATTTTTCTAGTAACGTTTTCTTTACACATTGGGTGTATTGtatgtatttttcttaaatagtatgtaattttaactttatgtaTGTAAACAACTTTACAgatgtaattaattattattatatgtctCTATGCTTTTGAAaacacaccacatgacatttacTTGAACTAAACTTGCCTTGTTATTAAAAAGTCAAAACATATGATATTTTAAGAGACTGATTGACCTTAACACACCTTGACATGAGAGTCTACTGGGTCTTTTCTATGAGATTTTCCACATGTTGGTAGCACATGATTTTGTTGgttgcaaaacatgactttgaTTTGGTCTACACAAGTTTTAATTCAGTTAAAATATGCTGTGCCTTTTTGATGTATCCAGGTCATGGAATATTTTTGAAATGCATTGAAGTGTATTAAAAGAGTAAATGATTAACCCACAATCTAGTTTATGTAACCAAGTTTATATAATACTTAAGGTGTGTTTTATATTAAACACATGAGAACTGTTGTATTGTGAAGTTTTTTCATATCTCATCTCTGTCTTTCAGAGGACGTGACTCTGGATCCTGATACAGCTATGTCGGTTGTCTCCCCAGTTGAGAAGACAATGCAGCAATATGCAGGTACGCGGGTCTAAAACAATAAAAGACTACTTTGTTTTCATATTAAACACATGAAAACTGTTGTATTGCAAAGTATTGTATTCATATCTAATTTCTCTCTTTTAGTGGATCTGACTCTGGATCCCAATACAGCTCATCCAAATCTCATTCTGTTTGATCATGGAAAACAAGTGTCATATGAGGACATTAAACATAAACTCCCAGACAACCCAGAAAGGTTTGATTACTGTCCCTGTGTCCTGGCTAAAGAGGGATTCAGCTCAGGGAGATTTTATTTTGAGGTTCAGGTAAAAGGAAAGACTGACTGGGATTTAGGAGTGGTTGGAGAATCCATTAACAGGAAGGGAATGATTACAGCAGCTCCTGAAGCTGGATACTGGATTATAGTGCTGAGGAATGAGAATGAGTATCTGGCTTGTGAATCTCCCactgtctctctgtctctgaAATCGAAGCCTCAGGTTGTGGGTGTGTTTGTCGATTATGAAGGGGGTCTGGTCTCATTTTATGATGGAAAAACCAGATCTCTCATTCATTCTTTCACTGGTCAGTTTTTCATTCAGAAACTCTTTCCATACTTCAGCCCTAATGTAAATAAAGAAGGTAGAAATGCAGCTCCACTGATAATTAGACACAATAAATGAATGTAcactacaaatattaaaataggtTTTAGGACTGCAGTATGAATACTTTATGATTTCAAATAATGGGACATATCATCGCACACACAGGTCAGAGATGTTTGCTCAAGCCATTTTGTAACTGCTCTAAAGTGAAATTACATGTAAAATGTATCTGATGCATCTGTATgttaacagttttttatttatgt encodes the following:
- the LOC141285364 gene encoding E3 ubiquitin-protein ligase TRIM39-like; the encoded protein is MAESSSASQKPTEARRRSLDEPPLSLSSSSGPLAEELKCLVCLDLFTDPVSTPCGHNFCKSCLNQCWDNSQTYKCPGCRETFSKRPNLNINTALRQVVQLFKEKSGQSKPEVFCDICEDIKMKALKMCLVCQSSYCETHLQPHYRVAHFKKHKLIDPENLKDHICQTHGKPLELFCRDDQTCVCFLCGMKDHKNHNTVAVEEESGERKPHLMKMQTDVRQKIQDKMKSIQDIRHLKEVKNASSEKEKAESIELFTDLMRSIERCQSELLEMMEQKQKAAEKQADRLIKELEQEVTELKRRDTELEQLSHSEDHLHLLQIYPSLIRPPATSSSTEVSISDTQMNVETLKEALIQLQETLDEKLSTAVQKIMQHADTRVSDTESVHKTMQQYGEDVTLDPDTAMSVVSPVEKTMQQYAVDLTLDPNTAHPNLILFDHGKQVSYEDIKHKLPDNPERFDYCPCVLAKEGFSSGRFYFEVQVKGKTDWDLGVVGESINRKGMITAAPEAGYWIIVLRNENEYLACESPTVSLSLKSKPQVVGVFVDYEGGLVSFYDGKTRSLIHSFTGQFFIQKLFPYFSPNVNKEGRNAAPLIIRHNK